A single Sporosarcina sp. FSL W8-0480 DNA region contains:
- a CDS encoding LTA synthase family protein: protein MKKVTWPKHSVLGIAIVATWLTTYIGYITSFNMKIDNMIQELILFINPLSFLLFLYGLALFIKSTKRKNIYIFSISLITSIIMFSNAVFYRFFSDFITLPLLFQTNNFGDLSSSATANMHLTDIFFFTDVIIIALAIKFIPQRESALRRRNIGRKLYFVVAATILMVNLALSEAQRPQLLTRSFDRELLVKNIGTYNYHIYDLFIQSKTHAQRALADGSELTEVANYINANYAEPNPKMFGAAEGRNLIIVSMESLQNFVINNKMYEHEITPFLNSLTKDKDTFYFNNFYHQTGLGKTSDSEFILENSLYGRNGGAVFFTNSGNTFNSLSEKLGDNGYFTSVMHANNRSFWNRDIMYQALGTQKFYDVESYEIGEGEAVNWGMKDIPFLEQSVELMKEMPQPFATRLITLTNHHPFDLDEEDMLIPQYDSNSKTLNKYFQSVRYMDEALKIFFDDLKKSGLYDNSIIVMYGDHYGISENHNKAMGMYLDKEITPFDNVELQKVPMFVHIPGYGKGKTMDELSGQMDLRPTILHLLGIDTKEDMQMGADVFSPDHEPFIIFRDGRLVTENNIFAHEVCYDISTGEETDYGACEPYVERATTELDYSDLIINGDLLRFTDGDQEKSKTKMH from the coding sequence ATGAAAAAAGTAACGTGGCCCAAACATTCCGTACTCGGCATTGCAATTGTCGCTACATGGCTCACAACATATATAGGCTACATTACTAGCTTCAATATGAAAATTGATAATATGATACAGGAACTAATATTGTTCATTAATCCATTAAGTTTTCTATTATTCCTGTATGGCCTCGCGCTATTCATAAAGAGTACGAAACGTAAAAATATCTATATATTTTCAATTAGCTTAATAACATCTATTATTATGTTCAGTAATGCGGTGTTCTATAGGTTTTTCAGTGATTTCATCACATTACCGTTATTGTTCCAAACAAATAATTTCGGGGATCTCTCTTCCTCGGCAACTGCGAACATGCATTTAACAGACATCTTCTTTTTTACAGATGTAATTATCATTGCATTAGCTATCAAATTCATCCCTCAGAGGGAAAGTGCTTTAAGGCGCCGTAATATTGGCCGTAAGCTTTATTTTGTTGTAGCTGCTACAATTTTGATGGTGAATTTAGCGTTATCTGAGGCTCAAAGACCTCAACTTTTAACAAGAAGTTTCGACAGGGAACTCCTTGTGAAAAATATCGGTACGTACAACTATCATATCTATGATTTGTTCATTCAATCGAAAACACATGCACAACGTGCTTTGGCGGATGGTAGTGAGTTGACCGAGGTCGCAAACTATATTAATGCAAATTATGCAGAACCAAATCCCAAAATGTTTGGTGCGGCAGAAGGTCGTAACTTGATCATTGTGTCTATGGAATCGCTTCAAAACTTTGTTATTAATAATAAGATGTATGAGCATGAAATCACACCATTCCTAAATAGCTTGACAAAAGACAAAGATACATTCTATTTTAATAACTTTTATCACCAAACAGGACTTGGTAAAACTTCCGACTCCGAATTCATATTGGAAAACTCTTTATATGGAAGAAATGGAGGCGCTGTTTTCTTTACAAACAGCGGAAACACGTTTAACTCATTATCTGAAAAGCTTGGTGACAATGGGTATTTTACAAGTGTCATGCATGCCAATAACCGTAGCTTCTGGAACAGGGATATTATGTACCAAGCACTTGGCACCCAGAAGTTCTATGACGTAGAAAGCTATGAAATCGGTGAAGGCGAAGCGGTAAACTGGGGTATGAAGGACATCCCGTTTTTAGAGCAATCCGTGGAATTGATGAAAGAAATGCCACAACCGTTTGCAACTCGTTTAATCACATTAACGAATCACCATCCTTTCGATTTGGATGAAGAGGATATGCTGATTCCGCAGTATGATTCAAATTCGAAAACGTTAAACAAGTATTTCCAATCAGTCCGCTATATGGATGAAGCGTTAAAGATATTCTTTGATGACTTGAAGAAAAGCGGTTTGTACGATAACTCTATTATTGTGATGTATGGGGATCATTATGGTATCTCGGAAAATCATAATAAGGCAATGGGTATGTATTTGGATAAAGAAATTACGCCTTTTGATAATGTTGAATTGCAAAAAGTTCCAATGTTCGTCCATATACCTGGATACGGTAAAGGTAAAACGATGGATGAGTTATCAGGCCAAATGGATTTAAGACCAACAATCTTGCATTTGTTAGGAATTGACACCAAAGAAGATATGCAAATGGGTGCCGACGTTTTCTCTCCAGATCATGAACCTTTTATCATTTTCAGGGACGGACGATTGGTGACGGAAAACAATATTTTCGCTCATGAAGTGTGTTATGATATCTCTACAGGAGAAGAAACAGATTATGGAGCTTGTGAGCCTTACGTTGAACGCGCCACAACTGAACTTGACTATTCCGATTTAATCATCAATGGAGACTTACTCAGATTCACAGATGGTGACCAGGAAAAGTCGAAGACAAAGATGCATTAA
- a CDS encoding YqgQ family protein produces MKELKEYFDVLQLLKRFGIFIYTGERKTDIELMMSEVKELFDNGLILKEDYLRAQLILKKEINLIR; encoded by the coding sequence ATGAAAGAGTTGAAAGAATACTTTGATGTACTGCAACTCCTTAAACGTTTCGGGATTTTCATATATACTGGAGAACGAAAAACAGATATTGAGCTTATGATGTCCGAGGTGAAAGAGTTATTTGACAACGGATTAATCCTTAAAGAGGATTACTTACGGGCACAGCTCATATTGAAAAAAGAAATAAATCTAATACGTTAA
- a CDS encoding 5-formyltetrahydrofolate cyclo-ligase: MGKLTKRKQVLSIMKDMDASEYARKSSVIVNHLIDSKEYSKAETIGVTISRFPEVDTISLIETAWKAGKKVAVPKCDSSTREMDFRIITSFDDLETVYMDLKEPAIGKTESVAKAAIDLQIVPGVVYSDEGYRIGFGGGYYDRYLTDYEGERLSLAFEVQTAYDIPVEEHDIPVNKIITENGIIQCRMIRERK; the protein is encoded by the coding sequence ATGGGGAAATTGACAAAACGAAAGCAAGTATTGTCTATTATGAAAGATATGGATGCATCTGAATATGCAAGGAAATCTTCAGTGATTGTAAATCACCTCATTGATTCCAAGGAATATAGCAAAGCAGAAACGATTGGTGTAACAATATCTCGTTTTCCGGAAGTTGATACGATTTCCTTAATAGAAACTGCATGGAAAGCGGGTAAGAAAGTAGCTGTACCTAAGTGTGATTCTTCGACGAGGGAAATGGATTTCCGGATTATCACGTCATTTGATGATTTGGAAACAGTCTATATGGATTTAAAAGAACCTGCAATCGGGAAAACTGAATCGGTCGCCAAAGCGGCTATCGACCTGCAAATCGTACCAGGTGTCGTCTATTCGGATGAAGGATATCGAATTGGCTTTGGCGGTGGATATTACGATCGTTACTTGACCGATTATGAAGGGGAACGTTTATCTCTCGCATTTGAAGTCCAAACTGCCTATGATATTCCTGTTGAAGAACATGATATTCCAGTCAATAAGATTATTACCGAAAATGGGATCATTCAATGTCGAATGATACGTGAAAGAAAATGA
- the rpmG gene encoding 50S ribosomal protein L33, with protein MRVNITLACTECGERNYITKKNKRNNPERLEMKKYCSREKKQTLHRETK; from the coding sequence ATGCGCGTAAATATTACACTTGCTTGCACAGAATGTGGAGAGCGTAATTATATTACAAAGAAAAACAAGCGTAACAATCCGGAACGTCTTGAAATGAAAAAATACTGCTCACGTGAAAAGAAACAAACTTTGCACCGTGAAACGAAATAA
- a CDS encoding penicillin-binding protein 2 has translation MKKPMRKVDQAKIRQRKHIAFRMNLLFFSIFILFSMLIFRLGYLQIVKGETYTRELEKKEEIAVNTSVPRGRIYDRMGNILVDNKPMNAITYTKTTSTTAREMLEIAESLSELIDQDTRRVTVGDKRDFWILLNPEEAKEKVSAEEIREIGKDGTLSKQEIQREVNRLTRERVTEEEINSFTDHELEVLAIYREMMSGYAYSPQIIKSGNVTEEEFAAVSERLTEFEGVDTTTDWERVKFSDSTILGTMTSPIEGIPLTHLDYYLARDYSRNDRIGRSYFEQYYEELLKGQKTIVKNIKDRTGRVIETKTVREGEPGKDLVLSMDSELQESLEKLISDKLLELKKDPKSGLLDRAFLVMMDPNNGEVLSLVGKRLVKDSDSGRWEVRDYAYGTFTSAYEVGSTVKIATVLTGYSEGVLNVGDIKIDEPIYIANSKPKRSLFNQNGRYSIDDVLALGRSSNVYMFRIAMSLGNAVYRPNLPLPIDVEGFDRLRNGYASFGLGVKTEIDLPGEYTGVTGVDTISGKLLDFAIGQFDTYTPLQLAQYVSTVANGGYRVAPKILKEIREPSRDGETLGPLLQETEVKVLNRINNTDKEIEQVKKGMKYVYYGPNGTAPNLFNGAPYTAAGKTGTAQSSYYGDDRSKYGMPSVNLTHVGFAPAEEPEVAYALVIPYASTDRGHYPSRDANLLVREALDIYFDIKEKRGNLNRNETTSQEIGRKSVTEIEEDEEE, from the coding sequence ATGAAAAAGCCGATGCGCAAGGTGGATCAAGCAAAAATCCGTCAACGGAAACATATCGCCTTTAGGATGAATCTTCTTTTCTTCTCGATTTTCATCCTGTTTTCCATGCTCATATTCAGGCTTGGGTATTTGCAAATCGTCAAAGGAGAGACATATACAAGGGAATTGGAGAAGAAAGAAGAAATTGCAGTCAACACCAGTGTCCCACGTGGCAGGATATATGATCGTATGGGAAATATTCTCGTCGACAATAAACCGATGAACGCCATCACATATACGAAAACAACATCTACAACAGCAAGGGAAATGTTAGAGATTGCTGAAAGCTTATCCGAATTGATTGATCAGGATACAAGGCGGGTTACGGTCGGCGATAAGCGGGATTTCTGGATTCTGTTGAATCCTGAAGAGGCAAAAGAAAAGGTCAGCGCCGAAGAAATAAGGGAAATTGGCAAGGACGGCACTCTTTCTAAACAGGAAATTCAACGAGAAGTGAACAGGTTGACGCGTGAAAGAGTAACGGAAGAAGAAATAAACTCTTTTACAGATCATGAACTTGAAGTATTAGCGATCTACCGGGAAATGATGTCTGGTTATGCATATTCACCTCAAATTATTAAGAGCGGCAATGTAACAGAGGAAGAGTTTGCGGCAGTTTCAGAACGATTGACTGAATTCGAAGGTGTTGATACGACAACTGATTGGGAACGTGTGAAATTCTCTGACAGCACAATTCTTGGTACGATGACGAGCCCGATCGAAGGGATTCCGTTAACTCATTTGGATTATTATTTGGCTAGGGACTATTCTCGTAACGATCGGATCGGCCGAAGCTACTTTGAACAATATTACGAGGAGCTTTTAAAAGGTCAAAAGACAATCGTAAAAAATATAAAGGATCGAACAGGGCGTGTCATTGAGACCAAAACCGTAAGAGAAGGTGAGCCGGGCAAGGATCTTGTTTTATCGATGGATAGTGAATTACAGGAATCATTGGAAAAGCTTATTTCAGACAAGTTATTAGAGTTAAAGAAAGACCCTAAGTCAGGGCTGCTGGACCGGGCTTTTCTTGTGATGATGGATCCGAACAACGGTGAAGTTCTCTCTCTTGTAGGAAAACGGTTGGTGAAGGATTCTGACTCCGGTCGATGGGAAGTCCGTGATTATGCTTACGGAACATTCACTTCCGCTTATGAGGTTGGGTCAACTGTGAAAATTGCAACTGTATTAACGGGTTATAGTGAAGGCGTTTTAAATGTCGGGGACATTAAAATCGATGAACCAATCTATATTGCAAATTCCAAACCAAAAAGATCTCTATTCAATCAGAATGGCCGGTATTCTATCGATGACGTCCTGGCGCTTGGAAGGTCTTCTAACGTCTATATGTTCCGGATTGCCATGTCACTCGGGAACGCAGTGTATAGACCGAATCTTCCTCTACCTATCGATGTTGAAGGATTTGATAGACTACGGAATGGCTATGCCTCATTCGGGTTAGGTGTGAAGACGGAAATTGATTTGCCCGGCGAATACACAGGTGTTACAGGAGTCGATACTATATCTGGTAAGCTTTTGGACTTCGCAATCGGGCAGTTTGATACGTATACACCGTTGCAACTTGCACAATATGTATCTACAGTTGCCAATGGAGGATATCGGGTTGCGCCTAAGATTTTAAAAGAAATCCGAGAGCCTTCCCGTGATGGGGAAACGCTTGGTCCTTTGTTGCAAGAGACGGAAGTGAAAGTGTTGAACCGTATCAACAATACAGATAAAGAGATTGAACAAGTGAAAAAAGGGATGAAATACGTATACTACGGACCGAACGGGACAGCACCGAACTTGTTTAATGGCGCACCATACACAGCGGCGGGTAAAACAGGGACAGCCCAATCATCGTATTATGGAGATGATCGCAGCAAGTATGGAATGCCGTCCGTTAACTTGACGCATGTCGGATTTGCACCAGCTGAAGAACCAGAAGTAGCGTATGCTCTCGTTATTCCGTACGCTTCTACGGACCGAGGTCATTACCCAAGTAGGGATGCTAATTTGTTAGTGAGAGAGGCACTTGATATTTATTTTGATATAAAAGAAAAACGTGGAAACCTGAACCGAAATGAAACAACAAGTCAGGAGATAGGGCGTAAATCTGTTACGGAAATAGAAGAAGATGAAGAAGAATAA
- the sodA gene encoding superoxide dismutase SodA encodes MAYKLPELPYAYDALEPHIDKETMNIHHTKHHNTYVTNVNNALEGHEELASKSVEELISNLDAVPENIRTAVRNNGGGHANHTFFWNILSPNGGGAPTGALAEAIDKKFGSFDAFKEEFAKAAATRFGSGWAWLVSNNGELEIMSTPNQDSPLMEGKTPLVGLDVWEHAYYLNYQNRRPDYVSAFWNVVNWDEVAKNFG; translated from the coding sequence ATGGCTTACAAATTACCAGAACTACCATACGCATACGATGCACTTGAGCCTCACATCGACAAAGAAACGATGAACATCCACCACACGAAACATCACAATACGTATGTGACAAACGTGAACAATGCATTGGAAGGACATGAAGAGCTTGCTTCAAAATCTGTAGAAGAGCTTATTTCCAATTTGGATGCTGTTCCTGAAAATATCCGTACAGCTGTCCGCAACAACGGTGGTGGACATGCTAACCACACATTCTTCTGGAACATCCTTTCACCAAACGGTGGCGGAGCTCCAACGGGTGCACTTGCAGAAGCTATCGACAAGAAATTCGGAAGCTTTGATGCATTCAAAGAAGAGTTTGCAAAAGCTGCTGCAACTCGCTTCGGTTCAGGTTGGGCTTGGCTTGTTTCCAACAACGGCGAGCTTGAAATCATGTCTACTCCAAACCAAGATTCACCATTAATGGAAGGTAAAACTCCACTTGTAGGTCTTGATGTTTGGGAACATGCTTACTACCTAAACTACCAAAACAGACGCCCTGACTACGTTTCTGCATTCTGGAACGTTGTAAATTGGGACGAAGTTGCTAAAAACTTCGGCTAA
- a CDS encoding DUF456 family protein encodes MEIIGWIIAIVMFIIAFIGLVYPIIPSVFFVVGGFLLYGWIVSFDGMNWLFWVIQILFVILLFGADTLANIVGVKKFGGSKPGMWGSTIGLLLGPFIIPVAGIIIGPFIGAVLAELLVSRTDLKQSLKTGIGSLVGFLTSIVAKGAVMLLMIGIFIFFVA; translated from the coding sequence ATGGAAATAATCGGATGGATAATAGCCATTGTCATGTTCATCATCGCATTTATCGGTTTGGTTTATCCAATCATCCCTTCCGTATTCTTTGTTGTGGGCGGTTTCTTATTGTATGGGTGGATTGTATCGTTTGATGGGATGAATTGGCTGTTTTGGGTCATTCAGATTCTTTTTGTAATCTTGCTGTTCGGTGCTGATACATTAGCAAATATAGTTGGAGTGAAAAAATTCGGCGGTTCCAAGCCCGGGATGTGGGGAAGTACGATAGGTCTTCTTTTAGGCCCTTTCATCATTCCAGTTGCAGGCATCATTATTGGACCGTTTATCGGCGCGGTTTTAGCCGAGTTGCTTGTATCGCGTACAGATTTGAAACAATCCCTGAAAACAGGAATCGGTTCCCTTGTTGGTTTTTTAACGTCCATTGTTGCAAAAGGAGCTGTAATGCTTCTAATGATTGGAATATTTATATTCTTTGTCGCCTAA
- a CDS encoding Na/Pi cotransporter family protein gives MEMNWQEMLFQFVGGLGIFLFAIKYMGDGLQKAAGDRLRSILDRFTTNPFMGVLVGIIVTVLIQSSSGTTVITVGLVSAGFMTLRQAIGVIMGANIGTTITAFIIGLDVGAYALPIMAVGAFLIFFMRKNTLKNLGEVIFGFGGLFLGLELMSAGMKPLRSLSAFSDFTVTMADHPLLGVVAGTVFTLIVQSSSATVGILQGLYAENLIPLDAALPVLFGDNIGTTITAVLAAIGASVAARRAAAAHVLFNVVGTIVFMIFLYPFTLYVEWIANILDLESKMQIAFAHGSFNVVNTILQFPLIGAWALFVTKIIPGKDVTIEYKPKHLDPNFINQSPAVAIGQAKEEIIRMGDFAVQGLQETYEYLKTSNKRNAETAYQIEDAINNLDRKITDYLVEISAVNISPIESARHVMLMDTVRDIERIGDHFENIIELIDFREVNRVKLTDEAMKDLTEMFTLTIGTVEKAIRSLDMNDTKLAKSVAEQEDLIDKMERKFRKNHIVRLNEGHCTAQSGMVFVDIVSNLERIGDHAVNIAEAILGKRV, from the coding sequence ATGGAGATGAATTGGCAGGAAATGCTCTTTCAGTTTGTTGGGGGATTAGGGATTTTCCTATTTGCCATAAAATACATGGGTGATGGACTACAAAAAGCGGCAGGGGACAGGCTTCGGTCCATATTGGATAGATTTACGACAAACCCGTTCATGGGAGTATTAGTTGGTATTATTGTCACTGTTCTTATTCAATCGAGTTCGGGTACAACAGTTATAACCGTAGGCTTGGTAAGTGCAGGATTCATGACATTGAGGCAAGCAATCGGAGTTATAATGGGAGCGAATATCGGTACAACGATAACAGCCTTCATCATAGGGTTGGATGTTGGAGCATATGCATTGCCGATTATGGCAGTAGGTGCTTTCCTTATATTTTTTATGAGAAAAAACACATTAAAAAATTTGGGAGAAGTCATTTTTGGATTCGGTGGCCTTTTCCTTGGTTTAGAGTTGATGAGTGCTGGCATGAAGCCGCTACGTTCATTAAGTGCTTTCTCCGATTTTACGGTCACAATGGCAGATCATCCGTTATTAGGGGTTGTAGCTGGAACCGTATTTACTTTAATTGTCCAAAGTTCAAGTGCGACAGTCGGGATATTACAAGGTTTGTATGCTGAAAATCTTATCCCATTGGATGCGGCATTACCGGTACTATTTGGAGATAATATCGGAACGACAATCACAGCGGTGCTTGCAGCAATTGGTGCCTCTGTTGCGGCAAGAAGAGCGGCTGCGGCACATGTACTTTTCAATGTCGTGGGAACAATCGTGTTTATGATATTTCTTTATCCTTTCACTTTATACGTCGAATGGATTGCAAATATCTTGGACTTGGAAAGTAAAATGCAAATTGCCTTCGCACACGGCTCTTTCAACGTTGTAAACACAATCTTGCAATTTCCGTTAATCGGGGCTTGGGCATTGTTTGTTACAAAAATTATTCCTGGTAAGGATGTTACAATTGAATACAAACCAAAGCATCTGGATCCTAACTTTATTAACCAATCTCCAGCTGTCGCAATTGGACAAGCGAAAGAGGAAATCATTCGAATGGGTGATTTCGCGGTGCAAGGATTGCAAGAGACGTATGAGTATTTAAAAACAAGTAATAAGCGAAATGCTGAAACAGCCTATCAAATCGAGGATGCAATCAATAATTTGGATAGGAAAATCACTGATTATCTAGTCGAAATCTCCGCAGTTAACATTTCACCGATTGAGTCGGCGAGACATGTGATGTTGATGGATACAGTGCGTGATATTGAACGGATCGGTGACCATTTCGAAAACATTATTGAATTGATCGATTTCCGTGAAGTGAACCGTGTTAAATTGACGGATGAGGCTATGAAGGATTTAACGGAGATGTTCACACTAACTATTGGTACAGTTGAAAAAGCGATTCGCTCGCTCGATATGAATGATACAAAATTAGCGAAATCGGTTGCAGAGCAGGAAGACTTAATCGACAAGATGGAGCGGAAGTTCAGGAAAAATCATATCGTCCGTCTTAACGAAGGACATTGTACAGCACAGTCTGGTATGGTGTTTGTTGATATCGTTTCTAATCTCGAACGAATTGGCGATCATGCAGTAAATATTGCAGAGGCGATTTTGGGGAAACGAGTATAA
- a CDS encoding DUF1189 family protein, producing the protein MKFHQLILAGFHEPKKLAAFRLLPIGRVIRFVFFFILLMTLISFFRFVFGDVALFEASPELEEYSKTIGGLLYPMAFIFQFVIATFYVFVRISIFAGIGMLIGKIRKKRVEYRFLWRTTAIAATVPLFLTIVLDFFPSAETISLALSSFIHICYIFVSLKYYPNAPK; encoded by the coding sequence GTGAAGTTTCATCAATTAATTCTTGCTGGATTCCATGAACCGAAAAAGCTTGCTGCATTTCGTCTCCTACCAATAGGAAGGGTAATTCGTTTTGTTTTCTTTTTCATCCTTTTGATGACATTGATTTCGTTTTTCCGTTTTGTATTTGGAGATGTTGCACTTTTTGAAGCTAGTCCAGAATTGGAAGAGTACAGTAAAACAATTGGCGGGTTACTTTATCCGATGGCATTCATTTTTCAATTTGTCATCGCAACATTTTATGTTTTTGTAAGGATTAGTATTTTTGCAGGTATCGGAATGCTTATTGGTAAGATTAGAAAAAAACGTGTAGAGTACCGTTTTTTATGGAGGACGACAGCAATTGCAGCAACTGTCCCTCTATTTCTAACGATTGTACTGGATTTCTTTCCTTCTGCTGAAACCATCAGTTTAGCTTTGTCGTCCTTCATTCATATATGCTATATTTTTGTGTCACTTAAATACTACCCAAACGCGCCAAAATGA
- the ispG gene encoding flavodoxin-dependent (E)-4-hydroxy-3-methylbut-2-enyl-diphosphate synthase: MNEMTHRSKTRPVRVGNLTIGGSDELFIQSMATTKTHDVEATVAEILRLEEAGCQIVRVACPDERAAYSIGAIKERINIPLVVDIHFDYKLALIAIEQGADKIRINPGNIGRQEKVEAVVQAAKAKGIPIRIGVNAGSLEKHILKKYGYPTADGMVESALHHIKILEDLDFHDIIVSLKASDVNLAVEAYTKAAAAFDYPLHLGITESGTLFAGSIKSAAGLGTLLSAGIGNTLRVSLSADPVQEVKVARELLKVFGLSSNAATLISCPTCGRIEIDLISIANEVEEYISTIKAPLKVAVLGCAVNGPGEAREADIGIAGARGEGLLFMKGKTVRKVPEETMVEELKIEIDKLAEEYFEKKRQEELLLKSGATE, encoded by the coding sequence ATGAATGAAATGACACACAGATCCAAAACACGTCCTGTCCGTGTAGGCAATTTGACAATTGGCGGCAGTGATGAGTTGTTCATCCAAAGCATGGCAACAACGAAAACACATGATGTTGAGGCTACAGTAGCTGAAATTTTGCGTTTAGAGGAAGCGGGCTGTCAAATTGTTCGTGTAGCTTGCCCTGATGAACGCGCAGCTTACTCAATTGGTGCTATTAAAGAGCGCATCAATATTCCGTTAGTTGTTGACATCCATTTCGACTATAAACTCGCGTTAATCGCAATTGAACAAGGTGCTGATAAAATTAGGATCAATCCTGGAAATATCGGACGACAAGAAAAAGTGGAAGCTGTCGTTCAAGCGGCTAAAGCGAAAGGCATTCCTATAAGGATTGGTGTAAATGCCGGTTCTCTTGAAAAGCATATCCTTAAAAAGTACGGATATCCTACGGCAGATGGAATGGTTGAAAGCGCATTGCATCATATTAAAATATTAGAAGACTTGGATTTTCATGACATTATCGTTTCATTGAAAGCATCTGATGTAAACCTTGCTGTAGAAGCATACACGAAGGCTGCGGCTGCCTTTGACTATCCTTTACATCTTGGCATCACAGAGTCTGGCACTCTATTTGCAGGTTCGATTAAAAGTGCTGCTGGACTCGGAACTTTGCTTTCGGCGGGTATCGGAAATACACTTCGCGTTTCGTTAAGTGCTGACCCTGTACAAGAAGTTAAAGTTGCTCGGGAGCTGTTGAAAGTATTTGGACTTTCATCAAACGCCGCGACACTGATCTCTTGTCCGACATGCGGACGTATTGAAATCGACCTAATTTCCATTGCCAATGAAGTTGAAGAGTATATTTCAACCATCAAGGCACCTTTGAAGGTAGCAGTATTAGGATGTGCGGTAAACGGCCCAGGTGAAGCACGAGAAGCTGATATCGGTATTGCTGGAGCACGTGGGGAAGGCCTTCTTTTCATGAAAGGTAAAACAGTCCGGAAAGTTCCTGAGGAAACAATGGTTGAAGAGCTAAAAATAGAAATCGATAAATTGGCTGAAGAATACTTTGAGAAGAAACGCCAAGAAGAGCTTCTATTAAAAAGTGGAGCCACAGAATGA
- a CDS encoding transcriptional repressor gives MTLDEAWNILIENQFKRTKNRETILEFFAKNDRYLTAMEVRNFMATDNPGISFDTIYRNLASFSQLGILEETELNGERHFRMQCDHGVHHHHFICTTCGKTKNILHCPMESISVNLPGYEVEGHKFEIYGKCPICIE, from the coding sequence ATGACGTTAGATGAAGCTTGGAACATTTTGATCGAAAATCAATTCAAGCGGACGAAAAACCGGGAAACCATCCTTGAGTTTTTTGCCAAGAATGACAGGTATTTAACGGCAATGGAAGTTCGGAATTTTATGGCCACCGATAATCCGGGCATTAGTTTTGATACGATATACCGTAATTTGGCATCCTTTTCTCAACTTGGTATTTTGGAAGAAACAGAGTTGAATGGTGAACGCCACTTCCGGATGCAATGCGATCATGGAGTACATCACCATCACTTTATTTGTACAACTTGTGGAAAGACGAAAAATATACTACATTGCCCGATGGAATCGATTTCGGTAAATTTACCTGGTTATGAAGTGGAAGGGCATAAGTTTGAAATTTATGGGAAATGCCCAATTTGTATAGAATAA
- a CDS encoding metal ABC transporter permease: protein MISALLTYEFLQNAFLSGLIIGIIAPLLGLFIVVRRLALIADALSHVALAGIAGSLFLSQSVLFFSALNPVYLGMATAVGGSLLIEKLRGAYKHFEELAIPIILSAGIGFGAIFISLAKGFSSDLMGYLFGSVSAVSRQDLSIIIIIAIIVIVYIRLVYKELFALSFDNEYAKISGVRGSAIQIIFMIIVALVIGASMRIVGILLVSSLMTIPVAAAIQLAKSFKGAMLYSIIIGELSVIIGLISAYYLDIAPGGTIVITSIIILLAVLGWNKVKGKKRNRIAKGEFA from the coding sequence ATGATTAGTGCTTTATTGACATATGAATTTCTTCAGAATGCCTTTTTATCCGGACTGATTATCGGTATTATTGCTCCTTTGTTAGGCTTATTCATTGTTGTCAGAAGGCTTGCATTGATTGCAGATGCATTGAGCCATGTCGCACTCGCAGGCATTGCGGGAAGCCTTTTCCTAAGCCAATCAGTGTTGTTTTTTTCGGCTCTCAACCCGGTTTACCTTGGAATGGCTACTGCAGTTGGCGGCTCGCTTTTGATCGAAAAACTGAGGGGTGCGTATAAGCATTTCGAGGAACTTGCGATACCCATTATCCTTTCAGCTGGAATTGGTTTTGGGGCAATCTTCATTTCTTTGGCAAAAGGATTTTCTTCGGATTTGATGGGATATTTATTCGGTTCAGTTTCTGCAGTCAGTCGGCAGGATCTATCGATAATCATCATTATTGCTATAATTGTTATTGTCTATATCCGATTAGTCTATAAAGAACTTTTCGCATTATCGTTTGACAATGAATATGCGAAAATTTCAGGAGTACGTGGCAGTGCAATTCAGATAATTTTTATGATCATTGTTGCATTGGTAATCGGTGCATCGATGAGAATAGTGGGCATCTTGCTTGTATCTTCATTGATGACGATTCCTGTGGCGGCGGCAATACAACTTGCTAAAAGTTTTAAAGGGGCCATGCTTTATTCAATAATTATCGGTGAGCTGTCAGTTATCATCGGTTTGATATCAGCTTACTATCTTGATATTGCCCCAGGAGGTACAATTGTTATTACTTCCATCATTATTTTACTAGCAGTGTTAGGGTGGAATAAAGTGAAAGGAAAAAAACGAAATCGGATTGCGAAGGGGGAATTTGCATGA